Proteins from one Ketobacter alkanivorans genomic window:
- a CDS encoding response regulator produces MKQLFDRLSVANKLVLINLIVVIAALASALLYFVISERSEHREHFIDDLRIQSRMMAQSLLPTLTARDTAQAQHLLNAYSVDKAIIEVIVFDADRQVIAYYNREGKPLAETDYAYLYGGRLQWPGDNERSVIFSRQGVFLFEQIDDGQGPVGGLFVYSSLAQVEEHKSQSFWIMAGVFVVALIVSLLIIRRMIALVTEPIHKVLNAVKAVSEEGNYTVRVDGHTSDELGELAEAFNKMLHAIGERDSELSKQHLKLEAEVQERTQELRITNENLEKTIKALQQANRAIRISEENKRIAEASARSKAHFLANMSHELRTPMNGVLGMLSLMNDTELNEEQREYLSVAYESGHVLLELINNVLDLSKIEQGKLVLESIPFDLRECLEEVFAIVAESAQSKGLELALDWTPSTPSKVIGDPVRFKQLIINLVGNAIKFTESGHILVMFRLVGDFGVRKRFRFEVCDTGIGIKDDVRNLIFEKFSQADTSTTREYGGTGLGLALCKQLTHLMEGNIGVQSDAGKGSTFWFEVYFQEQQNYEQERIFAPGSARFLLLEPSRAAQSSFASYLGAMGGRTDAVTDMESFLGRLESRDQVYHGVIMSLNAGIDVVHPMLAASLLTQRFSNAQIIVSGTAQQRQRLTPEERLLYTFVTKPLRFERLRAALSVAVGEKNSADMVIESEGKVVPLQHRKLLVVEDNLVNQQVACGRLERMGFDVHVAENGAAALELYNQGQFDLIFMDCQMPVLDGYQATRKIREAEQRGAGKRIPIIAMTAHALAGDREHCIQAGMDDYVSKPFKTEELKIILERWLKS; encoded by the coding sequence GTGAAGCAATTGTTTGATCGGTTGTCCGTTGCAAACAAGCTGGTGCTTATAAACCTCATCGTTGTCATCGCTGCGCTTGCTTCTGCTTTACTGTACTTTGTTATCTCCGAGCGATCAGAGCATCGCGAACATTTTATCGACGATCTTCGTATCCAGAGCCGCATGATGGCTCAGTCTCTTTTGCCCACTCTTACAGCCCGTGACACAGCCCAGGCACAGCACCTATTGAATGCCTATTCAGTGGATAAAGCCATTATCGAAGTCATCGTGTTTGATGCCGACCGGCAAGTCATTGCTTACTACAATCGTGAAGGAAAACCTTTGGCCGAAACGGATTACGCTTATTTGTACGGTGGGCGCCTGCAATGGCCCGGCGACAATGAGCGCTCGGTGATTTTCTCTCGCCAGGGTGTGTTTCTGTTTGAGCAGATTGACGATGGCCAAGGGCCCGTGGGCGGTTTGTTTGTGTATTCCTCTTTGGCGCAGGTGGAGGAACATAAAAGCCAAAGCTTCTGGATTATGGCCGGTGTTTTTGTGGTGGCGCTGATTGTATCGTTACTGATTATTCGTCGCATGATTGCGCTGGTTACAGAGCCGATTCACAAGGTGTTGAATGCTGTCAAAGCTGTCAGCGAAGAGGGTAATTACACGGTTCGAGTGGATGGCCATACCAGCGATGAACTGGGGGAGCTGGCGGAGGCATTTAATAAAATGCTGCATGCCATAGGTGAGCGTGATTCAGAACTGAGCAAGCAGCACCTTAAGCTTGAAGCGGAAGTTCAGGAGCGCACCCAGGAGTTGCGTATCACCAATGAAAATCTTGAGAAGACCATAAAAGCCTTGCAGCAGGCTAACCGCGCTATCCGCATATCGGAAGAGAATAAACGTATTGCAGAAGCCAGCGCGCGATCCAAAGCCCACTTTCTTGCCAATATGAGTCATGAGCTGAGAACGCCTATGAATGGCGTTCTGGGTATGCTGTCACTGATGAATGACACTGAATTGAATGAGGAGCAGCGTGAATACCTGAGTGTGGCCTATGAGTCGGGACACGTGTTGCTTGAGCTGATCAATAATGTGCTCGATCTGTCCAAGATTGAGCAGGGTAAGCTGGTATTGGAGTCCATTCCGTTTGACTTACGGGAGTGTCTGGAAGAAGTATTTGCTATCGTTGCGGAATCGGCTCAGAGCAAAGGGCTGGAGCTTGCTTTGGATTGGACGCCATCGACCCCAAGCAAAGTGATCGGGGATCCAGTGCGCTTTAAGCAATTAATCATCAACCTGGTGGGTAACGCCATCAAGTTTACGGAAAGTGGCCACATTTTGGTGATGTTCCGGCTGGTAGGGGATTTTGGTGTTCGCAAGCGCTTTCGATTCGAGGTGTGTGATACGGGCATCGGCATTAAGGATGATGTACGGAATCTGATATTTGAGAAGTTCTCTCAGGCTGATACTTCTACGACCCGAGAATACGGTGGTACAGGCCTTGGTTTGGCGTTATGCAAACAGTTGACCCATCTTATGGAGGGCAATATTGGGGTGCAGAGTGATGCTGGCAAAGGCAGCACCTTTTGGTTTGAAGTGTATTTCCAAGAGCAGCAAAACTATGAGCAGGAGCGCATATTTGCACCTGGTTCGGCCCGCTTTTTATTGTTGGAACCGAGCCGGGCGGCCCAGTCCAGTTTTGCATCCTATCTTGGCGCTATGGGCGGCAGAACCGATGCGGTTACCGATATGGAAAGCTTTTTAGGTCGGTTGGAATCGCGAGATCAGGTTTACCATGGTGTCATTATGAGCCTTAACGCAGGTATTGATGTGGTTCACCCCATGCTTGCCGCATCTCTGCTTACCCAGCGATTCAGCAATGCGCAGATTATTGTGTCTGGGACCGCTCAGCAGCGACAGAGGCTTACCCCCGAAGAACGCTTGCTGTATACGTTTGTCACCAAGCCTTTGCGCTTCGAGCGACTGCGAGCTGCGTTGTCTGTTGCTGTTGGGGAGAAAAACTCCGCCGACATGGTTATAGAATCGGAAGGCAAGGTTGTGCCATTACAACACCGTAAGCTGCTGGTAGTGGAGGATAACCTGGTAAATCAGCAGGTGGCCTGCGGGCGGCTTGAGCGGATGGGGTTTGATGTTCATGTGGCTGAAAACGGAGCTGCTGCGTTGGAACTCTATAATCAGGGCCAGTTTGATCTGATTTTTATGGATTGCCAAATGCCGGTGTTGGATGGGTATCAGGCCACACGCAAGATACGTGAAGCCGAGCAGAGAGGGGCCGGTAAGCGAATCCCGATCATTGCTATGACAGCCCATGCTCTGGCGGGGGATCGTGAACACTGCATTCAGGCCGGAATGGATGATTACGTGTCTAAACCTTTTAAGACGGAAGAGTTGAAAATCATATTGGAGCGATGGCTAAAGAGTTAG
- a CDS encoding DUF4823 domain-containing protein has protein sequence MNLTLSACSSDSYIANASTNSFDKMSPVGSRQVTRQQQLALAPHYRIQVAYAENGIRSEDIDDLNLLARDALARHLKRYFSHVDVADKPQNLNQALAAAAAGQANILMYPRIENWPNIEPLRLQECTNAEGEVKTSLGECEEKDDAQTDELVVMVGIYDVLSGQQVDAIHARSRRGLASYLYEDSKNELEELNKLMLLRLAPNSGQR, from the coding sequence ATGAATTTGACTTTGAGTGCTTGCAGCTCAGATTCGTATATTGCCAATGCCTCTACCAATTCTTTTGATAAAATGTCGCCGGTGGGCAGTCGCCAGGTTACCCGCCAGCAACAACTGGCATTGGCCCCGCACTATCGAATACAGGTGGCTTACGCTGAAAACGGTATTCGCAGCGAGGACATCGACGACTTGAATCTGCTGGCACGTGATGCGCTTGCCCGCCACCTCAAGCGTTATTTTTCCCATGTTGATGTGGCTGATAAACCGCAAAACCTCAATCAGGCGTTGGCGGCAGCTGCTGCCGGTCAAGCCAACATCTTGATGTACCCCCGCATTGAAAACTGGCCCAACATTGAACCCCTGCGATTGCAGGAATGCACGAATGCAGAAGGCGAAGTGAAAACCAGCCTGGGGGAGTGTGAAGAAAAGGACGATGCCCAGACCGACGAATTGGTTGTCATGGTGGGCATATATGATGTGTTGTCCGGCCAACAGGTTGATGCTATCCATGCCCGTTCTCGCCGCGGGCTCGCTTCGTATTTATATGAAGACAGCAAAAACGAATTGGAGGAGTTGAATAAACTGATGCTGCTGAGGCTTGCACCCAACTCCGGTCAGCGCTGA
- a CDS encoding diguanylate cyclase has protein sequence MTPESPNQDLLPGYKIHEMIFDKGTTRVYRAERLSDGRSVMLKALRDDGDILDSTASLKHEYDIARQFNADGVIQVIGLEQFQNRPMIVLEDFGGVSLSRLIESNRTISLPELLSIAIQLSQGLSDIHSANIIHKDITPSNVVYNPDTGKAKVIDFGISTYLTREQAAIANPKVVEASLPYISPEQTGRMNRSVDYRSDFYSFGVTLFELLTGRLPFVVSEPIEWFHCHIAKQPPTPFQIDPTIPQPVSDIVMKLMEKMAENRYQSAQGLKADLQRCLDQLNQSGTIEPFALGTDDISQHFQIPQTLYGREQEVKQLLASFERVSQGSNELMLVSGYSGIGKTCLIREIYKPITERRGFFIAGKYDQLHRNVPYSALVAALRDLVRQLLTENEERLATWREKILAAVGVNGQIMVDLLRELELVIGPQPDVAVLPPLESEQRFHLVFMAFIKVFASAAHPLAIFLDDLQWADNASLNLLESLIHPESKLPYLLVIGAFRDNEVQQGHPLRLSIKSIAEHGCPVEEIRLSPLSLEHLAALLSDTLGLKRDDVMALAQLIQQKTAGNPFFTEEFLKTLHQKGLIAFDTRLRCWTGDVDLIRQQQITDNVVDLMAEKLCQLEPQTLELIKLAACIGNRFPLSLLMLVSDQYPAQIEAGIKSAMKAGVIAPIGDTYQIMELKDRKLNEVTVEFAFAHDRIQQSAYALLDKARRKQVHLQIGHLLLRRLNDEKRHERLFDITNSLNFAIKLINDPAERAQLCQLNLLAGKRAKASTAYDAAKSYFNFALGLLPEDSWQQAYELTLELHNEAAEAAYSLADYSALQKLLEAGYAGAKTLIDKIDLYLVQISALIAQGRLQESLDLAKPVIAKLDYHYPDKPNKLQVMIELFKSIIYLRKVDIKKLETLPAMTDPRHIAAHLIGSRIGAPAMFLQPELLSMMAFRSLRIQYKHGHCVHALNAWTLYGMVLASRLYKSGKGDAFGKLALMLTKRFKSRAMAARVEHLYNAVVRHWHEPLRNCIDPLQQAYRLAIENGDFEYAVLALVVRMIDQLDSGLDLDTLQSELREYHGAIKQLHQGDTLDYVDIYLQFCENMSGKAKDPTVLIGKHYDVEAKRKVHEKKGDKSLIVIDHDMTLLTRYLFGDVKGALIEADTMSVDDASVAGFFMSARMTLLDTLIRFANVHGATRKERKNLMRKAAGNQAKMKAWSKNNPDNFRNKYCLIEAERLRVMEKGLEAHPWYDEAIRLAAEQGFIHEQALANELCGAMHCAAGRMTIGMPYLAQALELYQRWGALAKVENLQQRYPQLIRAVRHKDSTILGGTTRTEQLVSIDITALMKALKAIAEEKAHGRMVELILASALEFAAAQQGLLILRNAEGKFFIEGEASVDGSKSNVLRSLPLTDERLPRSLINYVIRTKASIVVHDAQQAVDDIPGLTVDPYIQKNGIRSLLCLSIVTGSADESELIGLLYLENNLAVGSFIQERFDTLEIIGMAAAGRLELSRKASFDGLTGLFNHEYFQNMLRQEFASSRRYQLGLGLILIDIDHFKQFNDTWGHQLGDLVLREVAQLIKSHCRDCDVVARYGGEEMVIIMPSTTMPYAEEVAERIRAVVENHRVIHEGHELTVTISLGLSMLGENTVDKDELIRVADEALYVSKRNGRNQVTVA, from the coding sequence ATGACCCCTGAATCCCCAAATCAGGATCTTTTGCCCGGATACAAGATACATGAAATGATCTTTGATAAGGGTACCACCAGAGTGTATCGGGCTGAACGCCTGTCTGACGGCAGGAGTGTCATGCTAAAGGCATTGCGCGACGACGGCGATATACTGGATTCCACGGCCTCCCTTAAGCATGAATATGATATTGCCAGACAATTTAATGCCGATGGCGTGATTCAGGTTATTGGTCTAGAGCAGTTCCAGAACCGACCAATGATCGTGCTGGAGGACTTTGGCGGGGTATCTCTCAGTCGTTTGATCGAGAGCAACAGAACCATTTCGCTGCCGGAGTTGCTTTCAATAGCCATTCAGTTGTCGCAGGGCCTCAGTGACATTCATAGCGCTAACATCATTCATAAAGACATCACACCCTCGAACGTGGTTTACAACCCGGACACGGGGAAGGCAAAAGTCATTGATTTTGGTATCTCAACTTATTTAACGCGCGAGCAGGCGGCGATTGCCAATCCTAAAGTGGTGGAGGCCAGCCTACCCTATATTTCGCCGGAGCAAACCGGGCGCATGAATCGCTCGGTGGATTATCGCAGTGACTTCTATTCCTTCGGCGTTACCCTATTCGAACTGCTTACGGGTCGACTGCCTTTTGTGGTCAGTGAGCCTATCGAATGGTTTCACTGCCATATTGCCAAACAACCACCGACACCATTCCAGATCGATCCCACCATACCTCAGCCAGTTTCCGACATTGTAATGAAGCTGATGGAGAAAATGGCTGAGAACCGCTATCAAAGCGCACAAGGGTTAAAGGCCGATCTACAGCGCTGTTTGGATCAACTGAATCAATCAGGCACCATCGAACCGTTTGCGTTGGGCACGGATGACATTAGTCAGCACTTTCAGATACCTCAAACCCTTTATGGCAGGGAGCAGGAAGTAAAGCAGTTGCTGGCAAGCTTCGAGCGGGTTAGCCAGGGCAGCAACGAGTTGATGCTGGTGTCAGGATATTCAGGCATCGGAAAAACCTGCCTGATACGAGAAATATATAAGCCCATTACCGAGCGACGTGGTTTTTTTATCGCGGGGAAATACGATCAACTGCATCGGAATGTGCCTTATAGCGCGTTGGTTGCAGCGTTGCGTGATCTGGTGCGCCAGCTACTTACAGAGAACGAAGAGCGGCTCGCCACTTGGCGGGAGAAAATTCTTGCAGCGGTAGGTGTTAACGGTCAGATCATGGTGGATTTGCTGCGGGAGCTGGAGTTGGTGATCGGGCCTCAGCCGGACGTTGCTGTTTTACCACCGCTGGAATCAGAGCAGCGTTTCCATCTGGTTTTTATGGCATTCATAAAGGTATTTGCCAGTGCAGCGCACCCGCTGGCTATTTTTCTGGATGATTTGCAATGGGCGGACAATGCCAGTCTCAATCTGCTGGAGTCATTAATTCATCCGGAATCAAAATTGCCATATTTGTTGGTGATTGGGGCGTTTCGCGATAACGAAGTGCAGCAGGGGCACCCGCTGAGACTCAGTATTAAGTCCATTGCAGAACATGGGTGCCCGGTTGAAGAAATTAGGCTTAGCCCTCTGAGCCTAGAGCATCTCGCGGCTCTTCTTAGTGATACGCTTGGCCTGAAGCGTGACGATGTCATGGCTTTAGCGCAACTGATTCAACAGAAAACAGCAGGTAATCCATTTTTTACAGAGGAATTTCTAAAAACCCTGCATCAAAAAGGGCTGATTGCTTTTGATACGAGGTTGCGGTGTTGGACGGGCGACGTTGATCTAATCCGCCAACAACAAATCACAGACAATGTGGTTGATCTGATGGCAGAAAAATTATGCCAGCTGGAGCCACAAACTCTGGAACTGATTAAGCTCGCCGCCTGTATAGGAAACCGTTTTCCTTTGAGTCTGTTGATGCTTGTTTCTGATCAGTATCCGGCGCAGATCGAGGCCGGGATAAAATCGGCAATGAAAGCGGGAGTGATTGCTCCGATCGGCGATACCTATCAGATTATGGAGCTGAAAGATCGCAAGCTGAATGAGGTAACGGTTGAATTTGCGTTTGCGCACGATCGCATACAGCAGTCGGCCTATGCGCTACTGGATAAAGCGCGACGCAAGCAGGTCCATTTGCAAATCGGGCACTTGTTGTTACGCAGATTAAACGATGAAAAACGCCATGAGCGGCTTTTTGATATTACTAACAGTCTGAACTTCGCAATCAAGCTGATCAATGATCCTGCAGAACGGGCGCAGCTGTGTCAACTGAACCTTTTGGCAGGCAAGCGCGCGAAAGCATCGACTGCTTATGATGCAGCTAAGAGCTATTTTAACTTTGCGCTCGGCTTGCTGCCTGAAGATTCATGGCAGCAAGCATACGAACTCACGCTTGAACTGCATAATGAAGCGGCAGAGGCCGCTTATTCATTAGCTGATTACAGCGCGTTGCAAAAACTGTTAGAGGCGGGCTACGCCGGTGCAAAAACATTGATTGATAAAATAGATTTATACCTGGTGCAGATATCAGCACTCATTGCACAAGGACGTCTGCAGGAATCTCTGGATCTAGCAAAGCCGGTCATAGCTAAATTGGATTACCACTATCCGGATAAGCCCAATAAACTTCAAGTTATGATCGAGTTGTTTAAGAGCATTATTTATCTGCGTAAAGTTGATATCAAAAAGCTTGAAACGTTGCCCGCGATGACTGATCCCCGTCATATCGCTGCGCATCTGATCGGTTCTCGTATTGGGGCTCCGGCCATGTTTCTGCAGCCGGAACTGTTGTCGATGATGGCCTTCCGCTCCCTGCGTATTCAGTATAAGCACGGCCACTGCGTACACGCACTCAATGCCTGGACGCTCTACGGTATGGTGTTGGCGAGTCGTTTGTACAAGTCTGGGAAAGGCGATGCATTTGGTAAGCTTGCTCTCATGTTAACCAAGCGCTTTAAGTCTCGTGCTATGGCCGCTCGGGTTGAACATCTTTACAACGCGGTGGTTCGTCATTGGCATGAGCCATTGCGCAACTGTATTGATCCTTTGCAGCAGGCCTATAGGCTGGCTATAGAGAACGGGGATTTCGAATACGCGGTATTGGCCTTGGTTGTGCGCATGATAGATCAGTTGGATTCGGGGCTTGATTTGGACACATTGCAGTCCGAGTTGAGGGAGTATCACGGCGCAATAAAACAGTTGCACCAGGGAGATACGCTTGACTACGTGGATATCTATTTGCAGTTCTGCGAGAACATGAGTGGTAAAGCGAAAGATCCAACAGTGCTTATTGGTAAACATTATGATGTAGAGGCAAAGCGCAAGGTACATGAGAAGAAAGGTGATAAAAGCCTGATCGTAATTGATCATGATATGACGTTATTGACTCGTTACCTTTTCGGCGACGTCAAGGGTGCGTTAATTGAAGCCGATACGATGTCGGTCGATGATGCCAGTGTTGCGGGATTCTTTATGTCAGCGCGGATGACGTTGCTCGATACGCTGATTCGGTTTGCCAATGTCCACGGTGCCACTCGCAAAGAACGCAAGAATCTGATGCGAAAGGCAGCCGGGAATCAAGCAAAAATGAAAGCTTGGTCTAAAAACAACCCAGATAATTTTCGTAACAAATACTGTTTGATTGAGGCTGAGCGTTTGCGAGTTATGGAGAAAGGGCTGGAGGCGCATCCTTGGTATGATGAAGCGATTCGGCTTGCTGCAGAGCAGGGGTTTATCCATGAACAGGCACTTGCAAACGAGCTGTGCGGTGCGATGCATTGTGCAGCAGGACGAATGACCATCGGTATGCCTTATCTTGCTCAAGCTCTTGAGCTATATCAGCGCTGGGGCGCATTGGCTAAAGTTGAAAACTTGCAACAGCGTTACCCTCAGCTGATCAGAGCAGTGCGGCATAAGGATTCAACCATACTGGGGGGCACCACACGTACCGAACAGTTGGTTAGTATCGACATCACCGCATTGATGAAAGCGTTGAAAGCCATCGCTGAAGAGAAGGCTCATGGCCGAATGGTGGAATTGATACTGGCGTCGGCACTGGAGTTCGCGGCAGCGCAACAGGGCTTGTTAATATTGCGAAACGCCGAGGGCAAGTTCTTTATAGAAGGGGAGGCCAGTGTTGATGGCAGCAAATCCAATGTCCTACGTTCACTGCCTTTAACCGATGAGCGTTTGCCACGATCGTTGATCAACTATGTCATTCGCACTAAGGCCAGTATCGTAGTGCATGATGCTCAACAGGCGGTTGATGATATACCTGGTTTGACTGTGGATCCCTATATCCAGAAAAATGGGATTCGTTCACTGCTTTGCTTGTCTATTGTGACCGGCAGCGCTGATGAGAGCGAGCTGATTGGTTTGCTTTATCTGGAGAATAACCTGGCTGTAGGTAGTTTTATTCAAGAACGTTTTGACACCCTTGAAATCATCGGTATGGCAGCTGCTGGACGCCTGGAGCTGTCACGTAAGGCATCGTTTGATGGGCTGACCGGCTTGTTTAATCACGAATATTTTCAAAACATGTTACGGCAGGAGTTTGCCAGTTCGCGGCGCTACCAGCTTGGCCTTGGTCTTATTCTTATCGATATAGATCATTTTAAGCAGTTTAATGATACTTGGGGGCATCAGCTCGGCGATCTTGTGTTGCGGGAGGTGGCTCAGCTGATCAAATCCCATTGCCGTGATTGCGATGTTGTTGCCCGTTACGGTGGCGAAGAGATGGTCATCATCATGCCCAGCACCACAATGCCCTATGCTGAGGAAGTGGCAGAACGCATACGTGCCGTTGTTGAAAATCACCGGGTTATCCATGAAGGGCACGAACTGACTGTTACCATCAGTTTGGGGCTATCCATGCTGGGAGAGAATACTGTGGATAAAGACGAACTTATTCGTGTGGCGGATGAAGCTCTGTACGTGTCTAAAAGAAATGGGCGAAATCAGGTTACCGTTGCTTAG
- a CDS encoding aminotransferase class V-fold PLP-dependent enzyme: MSLHQEFPLDSSICYLNHAAVAPWPKRTADAVCDFARENTQRGAANYPAWMKVEQTLRNRLAELIGAQSPRNIALQKNTSEGLSAIAYGLNWRAGDTIVITDQEFPSNRIVWESLADKGVTLCEVSLTSASPEHAIIDALDESVRLLSVSSVQYGTGLVLDLDVLGEACSQKGILFCVDAIQSIGALPFNVNQCQADFVVADGHKWMLGPEGLALFYVSDQAMDKLSLNQYGWHMVEDRGNYNVKTWEVAQDAKRFECGSPNMMGAYALNASLSLLLEYGMDNVQRELLSKVAFLEQALIRHNDLELITDTERTRRSGILTFRHRKISSESLYSQLMAQGVICACRGGGVRFSPHFYTPESQLARAVELIPA, from the coding sequence ATCTCGCTCCACCAGGAATTCCCGTTGGATTCGTCTATTTGCTACCTGAACCACGCCGCCGTAGCCCCCTGGCCCAAACGCACGGCTGACGCAGTATGCGACTTTGCGCGAGAAAACACACAACGAGGAGCCGCCAACTACCCTGCCTGGATGAAAGTCGAGCAGACACTGCGTAACCGCCTAGCGGAACTGATCGGCGCTCAGTCACCCCGTAATATTGCGCTGCAGAAAAACACATCAGAGGGCTTATCGGCCATCGCCTATGGTCTGAATTGGCGTGCTGGGGACACAATCGTCATTACCGACCAGGAATTCCCCAGCAACCGTATCGTATGGGAATCACTCGCCGATAAAGGTGTAACGCTGTGCGAAGTTTCCCTGACCAGTGCCTCCCCTGAGCATGCTATTATTGACGCCCTGGATGAATCGGTGCGCTTGTTGTCGGTCAGTTCAGTTCAATATGGAACGGGGTTGGTACTGGATCTGGATGTTCTGGGTGAAGCCTGCTCCCAAAAAGGCATTCTGTTTTGCGTCGATGCCATCCAAAGCATTGGAGCCCTCCCCTTCAACGTGAATCAATGCCAAGCGGATTTTGTTGTGGCTGATGGACATAAGTGGATGCTGGGGCCCGAAGGTCTGGCTCTGTTCTATGTGAGCGATCAGGCCATGGATAAGCTGAGCCTAAACCAATACGGCTGGCACATGGTGGAAGATCGCGGCAACTACAACGTCAAAACCTGGGAGGTAGCGCAGGATGCCAAGCGCTTTGAATGTGGAAGCCCCAACATGATGGGAGCATACGCACTCAACGCCAGCCTCAGCCTACTACTGGAATACGGCATGGACAACGTCCAGCGAGAACTGCTGAGTAAGGTGGCTTTTCTGGAGCAAGCGCTTATAAGACATAATGACCTGGAGCTGATAACCGACACGGAACGAACACGCAGATCCGGTATTTTGACTTTCCGTCACCGTAAAATAAGCTCAGAATCATTGTATAGTCAGCTGATGGCTCAAGGCGTGATTTGCGCCTGCCGTGGAGGAGGCGTTCGATTCTCGCCACACTTTTACACGCCCGAGTCTCAGCTGGCCCGAGCAGTTGAACTTATACCCGCCTAG
- a CDS encoding TetR/AcrR family transcriptional regulator, translating to MQKASQKAQEFRKREEEILERAQELFIAHGEDKVTVEMIADAVNIGKGTIYKHFETKDEIYLRLMIRYEEELAEMFDRLNQGESKDRAQLAKDYFSFRMRDPDRYALFDRLEHKLTNKTSCPDLVAKLHEIRASNMDKLASEIQAKIDDGTLEDVPPYFHIFSAWALVHGAVALHHSKFYQEFIDDKDGFFNFLADVGIRMANRRKR from the coding sequence ATGCAGAAAGCCAGCCAGAAGGCGCAGGAATTTCGCAAACGTGAAGAAGAAATTCTGGAGCGTGCCCAGGAGCTGTTTATCGCACACGGGGAAGACAAAGTTACGGTCGAGATGATTGCCGATGCGGTTAATATTGGTAAAGGCACCATCTATAAGCATTTCGAAACCAAGGACGAAATCTACCTGCGGTTGATGATTCGGTATGAAGAAGAGCTGGCGGAGATGTTTGATCGCCTCAATCAGGGTGAATCCAAGGATCGGGCGCAGCTGGCTAAAGATTACTTTTCGTTCAGAATGAGAGATCCCGATCGATATGCCTTGTTTGATCGTCTGGAACACAAACTGACCAACAAAACATCCTGCCCGGATTTGGTTGCCAAGTTGCATGAAATACGTGCGAGTAACATGGATAAGCTGGCCAGTGAGATTCAGGCAAAAATTGACGATGGCACCTTGGAAGACGTGCCGCCTTATTTTCATATTTTTTCTGCCTGGGCGTTGGTACACGGTGCAGTGGCACTGCATCACTCCAAGTTTTACCAGGAATTCATCGATGATAAGGACGGTTTCTTTAACTTCCTGGCGGATGTTGGTATTCGCATGGCCAACCGCCGCAAACGATAG
- a CDS encoding C40 family peptidase, which translates to MQVFKQFIAFILEWLTRPREPKDHGLSDFDRIRLEIKPCDVVLVEGTSRSDSVIQTVTRSPWSHAALYIGRPLDIVDSDLKTIIGHFFNGSPDTPLVIESRLGEGIVVNPLDLYENEHLRVCRPKSLNEKDASQVVRFAVNRLGSHKGGGYLFDLFRFFFPWGMWPTNWRGSSFRRWAGRHTKNVTAAFIAECFGFIQFPVYPLVKITGDQGVQLLRRHPILCMPYEIDQSPNFEIVKYPFIDFKLYEHERLIPWKGSGVYSGMEQDPALVFQPNNTNKESNTEDSAVSVDESKVTPINSRQD; encoded by the coding sequence ATGCAGGTGTTTAAACAATTCATCGCCTTCATTCTGGAATGGCTTACTCGTCCAAGAGAACCCAAAGATCACGGGCTCAGCGACTTTGACCGTATACGCCTGGAAATCAAACCATGCGATGTGGTCTTAGTGGAGGGTACCAGCCGCTCCGACAGCGTGATCCAGACCGTTACCCGCAGCCCCTGGAGCCATGCAGCGCTCTACATTGGCCGCCCTCTGGATATAGTCGACTCCGACCTGAAAACCATCATAGGTCATTTCTTTAATGGATCCCCAGACACTCCTCTGGTTATCGAATCACGGCTGGGGGAAGGCATTGTAGTTAACCCGCTTGACCTATATGAAAATGAGCACTTGCGCGTATGTCGCCCCAAAAGCCTCAATGAAAAAGACGCAAGCCAAGTGGTTCGTTTTGCGGTAAACCGTCTTGGTTCCCACAAAGGCGGCGGATACCTGTTTGATCTGTTCCGCTTTTTCTTTCCATGGGGAATGTGGCCTACAAACTGGAGAGGCAGCAGTTTTCGTCGCTGGGCGGGACGACACACCAAAAATGTAACGGCCGCTTTCATCGCAGAGTGCTTCGGATTTATTCAGTTCCCGGTTTATCCGCTAGTAAAAATTACCGGTGATCAGGGTGTTCAGTTGCTACGACGCCACCCCATACTCTGTATGCCCTATGAAATCGACCAATCACCTAACTTTGAAATCGTTAAGTACCCGTTTATAGATTTCAAACTGTATGAGCATGAGCGACTGATTCCGTGGAAAGGCAGCGGCGTATATTCTGGCATGGAACAGGATCCTGCTTTGGTGTTTCAACCCAATAACACCAACAAGGAAAGCAATACCGAAGATAGCGCCGTTTCGGTTGATGAAAGCAAGGTAACCCCCATCAACTCTCGACAAGACTGA